The following are encoded in a window of Strix uralensis isolate ZFMK-TIS-50842 chromosome 30, bStrUra1, whole genome shotgun sequence genomic DNA:
- the LOC141935907 gene encoding ryanodine receptor 1-like — protein sequence MATVPAASRRRCRQARRCRAMALAGRAGTSWRSAPSGASCRRTSPPSSATWPSSISHKEELPQSTHKHQLVFLAKGNIPAESYTFFMDILLDTTRDEIASGIEKADQRSHLPAPHRRRKNDPLRQKGPQHPRPWLRVTARTMSSSCGRRTRWSCSAAPSCCRSSSSSVWRPRASATASARWSPPPTPRMSPPTWPSAASCWSSRSRCGRCRRCWPTAPRPAPRASIWISGRRRAGGHRTLLYGHAILLRHSHSGMYLSCLTTSRSVTDKLAFDVGLQKDAAGEACWWTTHPASKQRSEGEKVRVGDDLILVSVSSERYLHLSTASGELQADASFMQTLWNMNPICSGSEEGYVTGGHVMRLFHGHMDECLTPSAPDQGEERSSVVSYEGGPVCTHARSLWRLEPLRISWSGSHLKWGQPFRLRHVTTGRYLALSEDKGLAVVEAATASTRAAAFCFRASKEKLEVVAKRDVEGMGTPEIKYGESLCFVQHVASGLWLTYAAADTKALRLGVLKRKAILHQEGHMDDALSLTRSQRQESQAARMVYSTAGLYGALCRSLDSLSGRGRGAPPPALPIAAVILSLRDLIGYFQPPPADLQHDRRQSHLRALRSRQNLFQQEGMISLVLNCIDRLNVYSTAAHFAEFAGEEAAASWKEIVNLLYELLASLIRGNRANCALFSTNLDWLVSKLDRLEASSGILEVLYCVLIESPEVLNIIQENHIKSIISLLDKHGRNHKVLDVLCSLCVCNAVAVRSNQNLITENLLPRRDLLLQTGLVNYVTSVRPNIFVGTHEGSTQYPKWYFEVAVERARPFLGAQGTHLRVGWAAAGSYSPSPGGGTGWGGNGAGDDLSSFAFDGLHLWTGGVARAVASPQRRALAPGDVISCCLDLGVPSASFRINGCPVQGVLEGFNLDALFSPVASFSAGVKLRFLLGGRHGEFQFLPPPGYSPCAEALLPRQRLRLEAHQGLSGRGGPPEPAASWGPPRPCPTPPSPPAPWTPSRLGIVLPPHLERIREKLAENIHELWALTRIEQGWTYGPTHRELPQNPLTLPEAPPGMDRPPPEPPKIPLRFGTTTGGCTPVVELPTTSPSPSGATTSRMSGETL from the exons ATGGCGACGGTGCCGGCGGCGTCGCGGCGTCGGTGCCGTCAAGCGCGGCGGTGCCGGGCCATGGCGCTGGCCGGGCGGGcg GGGACATCCTGGAGATCGGCGCCCAGTGGAGCATCCTGCAGAAGGACATCCCCTCCTTCGAGCGCTACGTGGCCCAGCTCAATATCACACAA ggaGGAGCTGCCGCAATCGACCCACAAGCACCAACTTGTTTTCCTGGCCAAAGGCAACATCCCGGCGGAAAGTTACACTTTTTTCATGGATATCCTCCTCGACACCACCCG tgACGAAATCGCCAGCGGCATCGAGAAAGCTGATCAGCGAAGCCACCTGCCTGCTCCTCACCGCCGCCGGAAAAATGACCCGTTACGCCAAAAAG GGCCCCAGCACCCACGGCCATGGCTGAGGGTGACGGCGAGGACGATGTCCAGTTCCTGCGGACG gAGGACGAGGTGGTCCTGCAGTGCAGCACCgtcctgctgcaggagcagctcaAGCTCTGTCTGGCGGCCGAGGGCTTCGGCAACCGCCTCTGCTCGCTGGAGCCCACCTCCAACGCCCag aatGTCCCCCCCGACCTGGCCGTCTGCTGCTTCGTGCTGGAGCAGTCGCTCTCGGTGCGGGCGCTGCAGGAGATGTTGGCCAACAGCTCCGAGACCGGCGCCGAG GGCGTCGATCTGGATAAGTGG TCGTCGCAGGGCGGGGGGGCACCGCACGCTGCTCTACGGCCACGCCATCCTCCTGCGGCACTCCCACAGCGGCATG tacctGAGCTGCCTCACCACCTCCCGCTCCGTCACCGACAAACTGGCCTTCGACGTGGGGCTGCAGAAGGACGCGGCCG gcgAGGCGTGCTGGTGGACCACGCACCCGGCGTCCAAGCAGCGCTCGGAGGGGGAGAAGGTGCGAGTGGGCGACGACCTGATCCTGGTCAGCGTCTCCTCCGAGCGCTACCTG CACCTCTCCACGGCCAGCGGGGAGCTCCAGGCCGACGCCTCCTTCATGCAAACCCTGTGGAACATGAACCCCATCTGCTCCGGCTCCGAggaag GCTACGTGACGGGCGGCCACGTCATGCGCCTCTTCCACGGCCACATGGACGAGTGTCTGACCCCCTCGGCGCCGGATCAGGGCGAGGAGCGCAg cAGCGTGGTGAGCTACGAGGGGGGGCCCGTCTGCACCCACGCTCGGTCCCTCTGGCGCCTGGAGCCGCTGCGCATCag ctgGAGCGGGAGCCACCTGAAGTGGGGACAGCCCTTCCGCCTGCGACACGTCACCACGGGCCGGTACCTGGCGCTGAGCGAGGACAAGGGCCTGGCCGTGGTGGAGGCGGCCACCGCCAGCACCCGCGCCGCCGCCTTCTGCTTCCGCGCCTCCAAG GAGAAGCTGGAGGTGGTGGCCAAGCGGGACgtggaggggatggggacccccGAGATCAAGTACGGGGAGTCGCTCTGCTTCGTGCAGCACGTGGCCAGCGGGCTCTGGCTCACCTACGCCGCCGCCGACACCAAGGCCCTGCGCCTCGGGGTGCTCAAGAGGAAG gccatCCTGCACCAGGAGGGACACATGGACGACGCGTTGTCCCTCACCCGCTCCCAGCGCCAGGAGTCCCAGGCGGCGCGGATGGTCTATAGCACGGCCGGGCTCTACGGGGCACT CTGCAGGAGCCTGGACAGCCTGAGCGGGCGTGGCCGGGGggcgcccccccccgcgctgcccatCGCCGCCGTGATCCTGAGCCTGCGGGACCTCATCGGGTAtttccagcccccccccgccgacCTGCAGCACGATCGGCGCCAGAGTCACCTGCGGGCGCTGCGCAGCCGCCAGAACCTCTTccagcaggag GGGATGATCTCGCTGGTGCTGAACTGCATCGACCGGCTGAACGTGTACAGCACCGCCGCGCACTTCGCCGAGTTCGccggggaggaggcggccgccTCCTGGAAGGAGATTGTCAACTTGCTCTACgagctgctgg CCTCGCTGATCCGGGGGAACCGCGCCAACTGCGCCCTCTTCTCCACCAACCTGGACTGGCTGGTCAGCAAACTGGACCGGCTGGAGGCCTCCTCGG GCATCCTGGAGGTGCTGTACTGCGTCCTCATCGAGAGCCCCGAGGTGCTCAACATCATCCAGGAGAACCACATCAAGTCCATCATCTCCCTCCTGGACAAACATGGCCGCAACCACAAG gtTCTGGACGTTCTCTGCTCCCTCTGCGTCTGCAACGCCGTGGCCGTACGCTCCAACCAGAACCTCATCACTGAGAACCTGCTGCCCCGCCGCGACCTCCTGCTCCAGACCGGGCTGGTCAACTACGTCACCAG CGTGCGCCCCAACATCTTCGTGGGGACGCACGAGGGCTCCACGCAATACCCCAAGTGGTACTTCGAGGTGGCGGTGGAGCGGGCGCGGCCCTTCCTGGGGGCGCAGGGCACCCACCTGCGGGTGGGCTGGGCCGCGGCCGGCAGCTACAGCCCCTCgccgggggggggcacgggcTGGGGGGGCAACGGCGCCGGCGACGACCTCAGCTCCTTCGCCTTCGACGGCCTCCACCTCTGGACAG GGGGGGTGGCCCGGGCTGTGGCCTCTCCGCAGCGGCGGGCGCTGGCCCCGGGGGACGTGATCAGCTGCTGCCTGGACCTGGGGGTGCCCAGCGCCTCGTTCCGCATCAACGGTTGCCCCGTCCAGGGGGTCCTCGAGGGCTTCAACCTCGACGCCCTCTTCTCCCCCGTCGCCAGCTTCTCCGCAGGCGTCAA GCTGCGCTTCCTCCTGGGGGGTCGCCACGGGGAGTTCCagttcctgcccccccccgggtACTCGCCCTGCGCCGAGGCGCTGCTGCCCCGCCAGCGCCTGCGCCTGGAAGCCCATCAAGGCCTATCGGGGCGAGGGGGCCCCCCGGAACCCGCAGCCTCCTGGGGCCCACCCAGGCCCTGCCCCACACCGCCCTCACCCCCTGCCCCGTGGACACCCTCCAggttgggg aTCGTGCTGCCCCCCCACCTGGAGCGAATCCGGGAGAAGCTGGCGGAGAACATCCACGAGCTGTGGGCCCTGACCCGCATCGAGCAGGGCTGGACCTACGGCCCC ACCCACCGCGAgctcccccaaaaccccctgacCCTCCCCGAGGCCCCCCCCGGGATGGACAGacccccccctgagccccccaaaatccccctgaG ATTCGGGACGACAACCGGCGGCTGCACCCCTGTTGTTGAGCTTCCCACAACCTCCCCGAGCCCGAGCGGGGCTACAACCTCCAGAATGTCGGGGGAGACCCTCAA